The following coding sequences are from one Neodiprion lecontei isolate iyNeoLeco1 chromosome 7, iyNeoLeco1.1, whole genome shotgun sequence window:
- the LOC107219980 gene encoding flocculation protein FLO11 isoform X22, which translates to MKKSSCSILAVLVLFQLCGGIHTRVISDIPSPDNNEGSGFGGDGIEEIQNGFESINSGPEIVPIEVNGGDQQYLEGLPPAPIQGNMGGIPEFNNGFDLMNFEPENVPIDVNGGDQQYFEGLPPAPFEGNIDYIVSQGDNENGQAAFGIQGEDADAGIPVGNDEQPIDNDANVDVQDDSPVIGFVGQNTIFDEQAPLNNAGFSDNMGDGSGEQASATNAGSGSQSGDNSGEQAPANNAGSGSQSGDNSGEQASANNAGSGSQSGSSSGEQASSDNAGSGSQFGKASVEWRINSTATINEAATNTEVATTTEAQTTTEAATTAEAASTTEAQTTTEAGTSDEAASTTEAGTGDEAASTTDAGTSDEAGTTDEAASTTEAGTGDEAVSTTEAGTSDEAASTTEAGTSDEGASTTEAGTSDEAGTTDEAASTTEAGTSDEAASTTEAGTSDEAGTTDEAASTTEAGTGDEAASTTEAGTSDEAASTTEAGTSDEGASTTEAGTSDEAGTTDEAASTTEAGTSDEAASTTEAGTSDEGASTTEAGTSDEAGTTDEAASTTEAGTSDEVASTTEAGTSDEGASTTEAGTSDEAGTTDEAASTTEAGTSDEAASTTEAGTGDEAVSTTEAGTSDEAASTTEAGTSDEGASTTEAGTSDEAGTTDEAASTTEAGTSDEVASTTEAGTSDEGASTTEAGTSDEAGTTDEAASTTEAGTSDEAASTTEAGTGDEAVSTTEAGTSDEAASTTEAGTSDEGASTTEAGTSDEAETTDEAASTTEAGTSDEAASTTEAGTSDEGASTTEAGTSDEAGTTDEAASTTEAGTSDEAASTTEAGTGDEAVSTTEAGTGDEAASTTEAGTSDEAASTTEAGTGDEAVSTTEAGTSDEAASTTEAGTSDEGASTTEAGTSDEAGTTDEAASTTEAGTSDEAASTTEAGTSDEGASTTEAGTSDEAGTTDEAASTTEAGTSDEAASTTEAGTSDEAGTTDEAASTTEAGTSDEAASTTEAGTSDEGASTTEAGTSDEAGTTDEAASTTEAGTSDEAASTTEAGTSDEAASTTEAGASDEAASTTEAGTTDEAALTTEAGTSDEAASTTEAGTSDEAGTTTEAGTGDEAASTTEAGTSDEAASTTEAGTSDEAASTTEAGTTDEAGTTTEAGTGDEAASTTEAATSDEAASTTEAGTTDEAASTTEAGTSDEAASTTEAGTSDEAASTTEAGTTDEAGTTTEAGTGDEAASTTEAGTTDEAALTTEAGTSDEAASTTEAGTSDEAASTTEAGTSDEAASTTEAGTSDEAASTTEAETSDEAGTTDEAASTTGAGTTDVAASTTEDQTTTEAQTTTEAATTTAQTTTEVQTTTEAQTTTSAPTTTETPTTVVTTLSDESSDTSSSYDSGWSLWDAVVSSVKTAASATKNTLFGWL; encoded by the exons ATGAAGAAATCTTCCTGCTCGATTCTCGCCGTGTTGGTGTTGTTCCAACTCTGCGGCGGAATTCATACACGAG TCATTTCTGATATACCTTCACCGGACAATAACGAGGGTAGCGGTTTCGGAGGTGATGGAATTGAAG AGATCCAAAATGGATTCGAATCGATCAATTCTGGGCCGGAAATTGTTCCGATAG AGGTCAATGGAGGAGACCAACAATATTTGGAAGGGTTGCCACCTGCTCCAATCCAAGGAAATATGGGTGGTATTCCAGAGTTCAACAATGGATTCGACTTAATGAATTTTGAGCCTGAAAATGTTCCGATAG ACGTCAACGGAGGAGatcaacaatattttgaaGGATTGCCACCTGCTCCATTCGAAGGAAACATAG ATTACATCGTGAGTCAAGGCGATAATGAAAACGGGCAAGCAGCCTTCGGAATTCAGGGTGAAG ACGCTGATGCGGGCATTCCAGTAGGCAATGACGAACAGCCAATTGATAATG ATGCCAACGTTGACGTTCAAGATGATTCACCGGTCATTGGATTTGTAGGACAAA ATACCATCTTTGACGAACAAGCGCCGCTGAACAATGCAGGTTTCTCGGATAACATGG GTGACGGCTCTGGAGAACAAGCATCAGCAACCAATGCAGGTTCCGGTAGTCAATCTG GTGACAACTCTGGCGAACAAGCACCAGCAAACAATGCAGGTTCCGGTAGTCAATCTG GTGATAACTCTGGTGAACAAGCATCAGCAAACAATGCAGGTTCCGGCAGTCAATCAG GCAGTAGCTCTGGAGAACAAGCATCATCAGACAATGCAGGTTCCGGTAGTCAATTTG GCAAAGCATCTGTTGAATGGAGAATTAATTCGACTGCGACAATTAACGAAGCCGCGACAAACACTGAAGTTGCGACGACGACTGAAGCACAGACAACCACGGAAGCTGCAACAACTGCTGAAGCTGCATCAACGACCGAAGCTCAGACAACGACCGAAGCTGGAACAAGTGACGAAGCTGCGTCAACGACCGAAGCTGGAACGGGTGACGAAGCTGCGTCAACGACCGACGCTGGAACAAGTGATGAAG CTGGAACAACTGACGAAGCTGCTTCAACGACCGAAGCTGGAACGGGTGACGAAGCTGTGTCAACGACCGAAGCTGGAACAAGTGACGAAGCTGCTTCAACGACCGAAGCTGGAACAAGTGACGAAGGTGCGTCGACAACCGAAGCTGGAACAAGTGACGAAGCTGGAACAACTGACGAAGCTGCTTCAACGACCGAAGCTGGAACAAGTGACGAAGCTGCTTCAACGACCGAAGCTGGAACAAGTGACGAAGCTGGAACAACTGACGAAGCTGCTTCAACGACCGAAGCTGGAACGGGTGACGAAGCTGCGTCAACGACCGAAGCTGGAACAAGTGACGAAGCTGCTTCAACGACCGAAGCTGGAACAAGTGACGAAGGTGCGTCGACAACCGAAGCTGGAACAAGTGACGAAGCTGGAACAACTGACGAAGCTGCTTCAACGACCGAAGCTGGAACAAGTGACGAAGCTGCTTCAACGACCGAAGCTGGAACAAGTGACGAAGGTGCGTCGACAACCGAAGCTGGAACAAGTGACGAAGCTGGAACAACTGACGAAGCTGCTTCAACGACCGAAGCTGGAACAAGTGATGAAGTTGCTTCAACGACCGAAGCTGGAACAAGTGACGAAGGTGCGTCGACAACCGAAGCTGGAACAAGTGACGAAGCTGGAACAACTGACGAAGCTGCTTCAACGACCGAAGCTGGAACAAGTGACGAAGCTGCTTCAACGACCGAAGCTGGAACGGGTGACGAAGCTGTGTCAACGACCGAAGCTGGAACAAGTGACGAAGCTGCTTCAACGACCGAAGCTGGAACAAGTGACGAAGGTGCGTCGACAACCGAAGCTGGAACAAGTGACGAAGCTGGAACAACTGACGAAGCTGCTTCAACGACCGAAGCTGGAACAAGTGATGAAGTTGCTTCAACGACCGAAGCTGGAACAAGTGACGAAGGTGCGTCGACAACCGAAGCTGGAACAAGTGACGAAGCTGGAACAACTGACGAAGCTGCTTCAACGACCGAAGCTGGAACAAGTGACGAAGCTGCTTCAACGACCGAAGCTGGAACGGGTGACGAAGCTGTGTCAACGACCGAAGCTGGAACAAGTGACGAAGCTGCTTCAACGACCGAAGCTGGAACAAGTGACGAAGGTGCGTCGACAACCGAAGCTGGAACAAGTGACGAAGCTGAAACAACTGACGAAGCTGCTTCAACGACCGAAGCTGGAACAAGTGACGAAGCTGCTTCAACGACCGAAGCTGGAACAAGTGACGAAGGTGCGTCGACAACCGAAGCTGGAACAAGTGACGAAGCTGGAACAACTGACGAAGCTGCTTCAACGACCGAAGCTGGAACAAGTGACGAAGCTGCTTCAACGACCGAAGCTGGAACGGGTGACGAAGCTGTGTCAACGACCGAAGCTGGAACGGGTGACGAAGCTGCATCAACGACCGAAGCTGGAACAAGTGACGAAGCTGCTTCAACGACCGAAGCTGGAACGGGTGACGAAGCTGTGTCAACGACCGAAGCTGGAACAAGTGACGAAGCTGCTTCAACGACCGAAGCTGGAACAAGTGACGAAGGTGCGTCGACAACCGAAGCTGGAACAAGTGACGAAGCTGGAACAACTGACGAAGCTGCTTCAACGACCGAAGCTGGAACAAGTGACGAAGCTGCTTCAACGACCGAAGCTGGAACAAGTGACGAAGGTGCGTCGACAACCGAAGCTGGAACAAGTGACGAAGCTGGAACAACTGACGAAGCTGCTTCAACGACCGAAGCTGGAACAAGTGACGAAGCTGCGTCAACCACCGAAGCTGGAACAAGTGACGAAG CTGGAACAACTGACGAAGCTGCTTCAACGACCGAAGCTGGAACGAGTGACGAAGCTGCGTCAACGACCGAAGCTGGAACAAGTGACGAAGGTGCGTCGACAACCGAAGCTGGAACAAGTGACGAAGCTGGAACAACTGACGAAGCTGCTTCAACGACCGAAGCTGGAACAAGTGACGAAGCTGCGTCAACGACCGAAGCTGGAACGAGTGACGAAG CTGCTTCAACGACCGAAGCTGGAGCGAGTGACGAAGCTGCGTCAACGACCGAAGCTGGAACAACTGACGAAGCTGCTTTAACGACCGAAGCTGGAACGAGTGACGAAGCTGCGTCAACGACCGAAGCTGGAACAAGTGACGAAGCTGGAACAACGACCGAAGCTGGAACGGGTGACGAAGCTGCGTCAACGACCGAAGCTGGAACGAGTGACGAAGCTGCTTCAACGACCGAAGCTGGAACGAGTGACGAAGCTGCGTCAACGACCGAAGCTGGAACAACTGACGAAGCTGGAACAACGACCGAAGCTGGAACGGGTGACGAAGCTGCGTCAACGACCGAAGCTGCAACGAGTGACGAAGCTGCGTCAACGACCGAAGCTGGAACAACTGACGAAGCTGCGTCAACGACCGAAGCTGGAACGAGTGACGAAGCTGCTTCAACGACCGAAGCTGGAACGAGTGACGAAGCTGCGTCAACGACCGAAGCTGGAACAACTGACGAAGCTGGAACAACGACCGAAGCTGGAACGGGTGACGAAGCTGCGTCAACGACCGAAGCTGGAACAACTGACGAAGCTGCTTTAACGACCGAAGCTGGAACGAGTGACGAAGCTGCGTCAACGACCGAAGCTGGAACGAGTGACGAAGCTGCTTCAACGACCGAAGCTGGAACGAGTGACGAAGCTGCGTCAACGACCGAAGCTGGAACGAGTGACGAAGCTGCGTCAACGACCGAAGCTGAAACAAGTGACGAAGCTGGAACAACTGACGAAGCTGCTTCAACGACCGGAGCTGGAACAACTGATGTAGCTGCGTCAACAACCGAAGATCAGACAACGACCGAAGCTCAGACAACCACCGAAGCTGCAACAACCACAGCACAGACAACGACTGAAGTTCAAACAACAACCGAAGCTCAGACAACTACTTCTGCTC CTACCACAACGGAAACTCCTACCACAGTCGTCACTACTCTTTCTGATG AATCTTCCGACACGTCGTCCTCCTATGATTCCGGTTGGTCGCTATGGGATGCTGTTGTATCAAGTG TCAAGACCGCTGCATCGgcaactaaaaatacgttattCGGATGGTTATAA
- the LOC107219980 gene encoding flocculation protein FLO11 isoform X18 produces the protein MKKSSCSILAVLVLFQLCGGIHTRVISDIPSPDNNEGSGFGGDGIEEIQNGFESINSGPEIVPIEVNGGDQQYLEGLPPAPIQGNMGGIPEFNNGFDLMNFEPENVPIEVNGEDQQYFEGLPPASFQENMGDNPEFNNGFDSMNFEPENVPIDVNGGDQQYFEGLPPAPFEGNIDYIVSQGDNENGQAAFGIQGEDADAGIPVGNDEQPIDNDANVDVQDDSPVIGFVGQNTIFDEQAPLNNAGFSDNMGDGSGEQASATNAGSGSQSGDNSGEQAPANNAGSGSQSGDNSGEQASANNAGSGSQSGSSSGEQASSDNAGSGSQFGKASVEWRINSTATINEAATNTEVATTTEAQTTTEAATTAEAASTTEAQTTTEAGTSDEAASTTEAGTGDEAASTTDAGTSDEAGTTDEAASTTEAGTGDEAVSTTEAGTSDEAASTTEAGTSDEGASTTEAGTSDEAGTTDEAASTTEAGTSDEAASTTEAGTSDEAGTTDEAASTTEAGTGDEAASTTEAGTSDEAASTTEAGTSDEGASTTEAGTSDEAGTTDEAASTTEAGTSDEAASTTEAGTSDEGASTTEAGTSDEAGTTDEAASTTEAGTSDEVASTTEAGTSDEGASTTEAGTSDEAGTTDEAASTTEAGTSDEAASTTEAGTGDEAVSTTEAGTSDEAASTTEAGTSDEGASTTEAGTSDEAGTTDEAASTTEAGTSDEVASTTEAGTSDEGASTTEAGTSDEAGTTDEAASTTEAGTSDEAASTTEAGTGDEAVSTTEAGTSDEAASTTEAGTSDEGASTTEAGTSDEAETTDEAASTTEAGTSDEAASTTEAGTSDEGASTTEAGTSDEAGTTDEAASTTEAGTSDEAASTTEAGTGDEAVSTTEAGTGDEAASTTEAGTSDEAASTTEAGTGDEAVSTTEAGTSDEAASTTEAGTSDEGASTTEAGTSDEAGTTDEAASTTEAGTSDEAASTTEAGTSDEGASTTEAGTSDEAGTTDEAASTTEAGTSDEAASTTEAGTSDEAASTTEAGTSDEAASTTEAGTSDEAASTTEAGTSDEAASTTEAGTSDEAASTTEAGASDEAASTTEAGTTDEAALTTEAGTSDEAASTTEAGTSDEAGTTTEAGTGDEAASTTEAGTSDEAASTTEAGTSDEAASTTEAGTTDEAGTTTEAGTGDEAASTTEAATSDEAASTTEAGTTDEAASTTEAGTSDEAASTTEAGTSDEAASTTEAGTTDEAGTTTEAGTGDEAASTTEAGTTDEAALTTEAGTSDEAASTTEAGTSDEAASTTEAGTSDEAASTTEAGTSDEAASTTEAETSDEAGTTDEAASTTGAGTTDVAASTTEDQTTTEAQTTTEAATTTAQTTTEVQTTTEAQTTTSAPTTTETPTTVVTTLSDESSDTSSSYDSGWSLWDAVVSSVKTAASATKNTLFGWL, from the exons ATGAAGAAATCTTCCTGCTCGATTCTCGCCGTGTTGGTGTTGTTCCAACTCTGCGGCGGAATTCATACACGAG TCATTTCTGATATACCTTCACCGGACAATAACGAGGGTAGCGGTTTCGGAGGTGATGGAATTGAAG AGATCCAAAATGGATTCGAATCGATCAATTCTGGGCCGGAAATTGTTCCGATAG AGGTCAATGGAGGAGACCAACAATATTTGGAAGGGTTGCCACCTGCTCCAATCCAAGGAAATATGGGTGGTATTCCAGAGTTCAACAATGGATTCGACTTAATGAATTTTGAGCCTGAAAATGTTCCGATAG AGGTTAATGGAGAAGACCAACAATATTTTGAAGGATTGCCACCTGCTTCATTCCAAGAGAACATGGGTGATAATCCAGAGTTCAACAATGGATTTGACTCAATGAATTTTGAGCCTGAAAATGTTCCGATAG ACGTCAACGGAGGAGatcaacaatattttgaaGGATTGCCACCTGCTCCATTCGAAGGAAACATAG ATTACATCGTGAGTCAAGGCGATAATGAAAACGGGCAAGCAGCCTTCGGAATTCAGGGTGAAG ACGCTGATGCGGGCATTCCAGTAGGCAATGACGAACAGCCAATTGATAATG ATGCCAACGTTGACGTTCAAGATGATTCACCGGTCATTGGATTTGTAGGACAAA ATACCATCTTTGACGAACAAGCGCCGCTGAACAATGCAGGTTTCTCGGATAACATGG GTGACGGCTCTGGAGAACAAGCATCAGCAACCAATGCAGGTTCCGGTAGTCAATCTG GTGACAACTCTGGCGAACAAGCACCAGCAAACAATGCAGGTTCCGGTAGTCAATCTG GTGATAACTCTGGTGAACAAGCATCAGCAAACAATGCAGGTTCCGGCAGTCAATCAG GCAGTAGCTCTGGAGAACAAGCATCATCAGACAATGCAGGTTCCGGTAGTCAATTTG GCAAAGCATCTGTTGAATGGAGAATTAATTCGACTGCGACAATTAACGAAGCCGCGACAAACACTGAAGTTGCGACGACGACTGAAGCACAGACAACCACGGAAGCTGCAACAACTGCTGAAGCTGCATCAACGACCGAAGCTCAGACAACGACCGAAGCTGGAACAAGTGACGAAGCTGCGTCAACGACCGAAGCTGGAACGGGTGACGAAGCTGCGTCAACGACCGACGCTGGAACAAGTGATGAAG CTGGAACAACTGACGAAGCTGCTTCAACGACCGAAGCTGGAACGGGTGACGAAGCTGTGTCAACGACCGAAGCTGGAACAAGTGACGAAGCTGCTTCAACGACCGAAGCTGGAACAAGTGACGAAGGTGCGTCGACAACCGAAGCTGGAACAAGTGACGAAGCTGGAACAACTGACGAAGCTGCTTCAACGACCGAAGCTGGAACAAGTGACGAAGCTGCTTCAACGACCGAAGCTGGAACAAGTGACGAAGCTGGAACAACTGACGAAGCTGCTTCAACGACCGAAGCTGGAACGGGTGACGAAGCTGCGTCAACGACCGAAGCTGGAACAAGTGACGAAGCTGCTTCAACGACCGAAGCTGGAACAAGTGACGAAGGTGCGTCGACAACCGAAGCTGGAACAAGTGACGAAGCTGGAACAACTGACGAAGCTGCTTCAACGACCGAAGCTGGAACAAGTGACGAAGCTGCTTCAACGACCGAAGCTGGAACAAGTGACGAAGGTGCGTCGACAACCGAAGCTGGAACAAGTGACGAAGCTGGAACAACTGACGAAGCTGCTTCAACGACCGAAGCTGGAACAAGTGATGAAGTTGCTTCAACGACCGAAGCTGGAACAAGTGACGAAGGTGCGTCGACAACCGAAGCTGGAACAAGTGACGAAGCTGGAACAACTGACGAAGCTGCTTCAACGACCGAAGCTGGAACAAGTGACGAAGCTGCTTCAACGACCGAAGCTGGAACGGGTGACGAAGCTGTGTCAACGACCGAAGCTGGAACAAGTGACGAAGCTGCTTCAACGACCGAAGCTGGAACAAGTGACGAAGGTGCGTCGACAACCGAAGCTGGAACAAGTGACGAAGCTGGAACAACTGACGAAGCTGCTTCAACGACCGAAGCTGGAACAAGTGATGAAGTTGCTTCAACGACCGAAGCTGGAACAAGTGACGAAGGTGCGTCGACAACCGAAGCTGGAACAAGTGACGAAGCTGGAACAACTGACGAAGCTGCTTCAACGACCGAAGCTGGAACAAGTGACGAAGCTGCTTCAACGACCGAAGCTGGAACGGGTGACGAAGCTGTGTCAACGACCGAAGCTGGAACAAGTGACGAAGCTGCTTCAACGACCGAAGCTGGAACAAGTGACGAAGGTGCGTCGACAACCGAAGCTGGAACAAGTGACGAAGCTGAAACAACTGACGAAGCTGCTTCAACGACCGAAGCTGGAACAAGTGACGAAGCTGCTTCAACGACCGAAGCTGGAACAAGTGACGAAGGTGCGTCGACAACCGAAGCTGGAACAAGTGACGAAGCTGGAACAACTGACGAAGCTGCTTCAACGACCGAAGCTGGAACAAGTGACGAAGCTGCTTCAACGACCGAAGCTGGAACGGGTGACGAAGCTGTGTCAACGACCGAAGCTGGAACGGGTGACGAAGCTGCATCAACGACCGAAGCTGGAACAAGTGACGAAGCTGCTTCAACGACCGAAGCTGGAACGGGTGACGAAGCTGTGTCAACGACCGAAGCTGGAACAAGTGACGAAGCTGCTTCAACGACCGAAGCTGGAACAAGTGACGAAGGTGCGTCGACAACCGAAGCTGGAACAAGTGACGAAGCTGGAACAACTGACGAAGCTGCTTCAACGACCGAAGCTGGAACAAGTGACGAAGCTGCTTCAACGACCGAAGCTGGAACAAGTGACGAAGGTGCGTCGACAACCGAAGCTGGAACAAGTGACGAAGCTGGAACAACTGACGAAGCTGCTTCAACGACCGAAGCTGGAACAAGTGACGAAGCTGCGTCAACCACCGAAGCTGGAACAAGTGACGAAG CTGCTTCAACGACCGAAGCTGGAACGAGTGACGAAGCTGCGTCAACGACCGAAGCTGGAACAAGTGACGAAG CTGCTTCAACGACCGAAGCTGGAACAAGTGACGAAGCTGCGTCAACGACCGAAGCTGGAACGAGTGACGAAG CTGCTTCAACGACCGAAGCTGGAGCGAGTGACGAAGCTGCGTCAACGACCGAAGCTGGAACAACTGACGAAGCTGCTTTAACGACCGAAGCTGGAACGAGTGACGAAGCTGCGTCAACGACCGAAGCTGGAACAAGTGACGAAGCTGGAACAACGACCGAAGCTGGAACGGGTGACGAAGCTGCGTCAACGACCGAAGCTGGAACGAGTGACGAAGCTGCTTCAACGACCGAAGCTGGAACGAGTGACGAAGCTGCGTCAACGACCGAAGCTGGAACAACTGACGAAGCTGGAACAACGACCGAAGCTGGAACGGGTGACGAAGCTGCGTCAACGACCGAAGCTGCAACGAGTGACGAAGCTGCGTCAACGACCGAAGCTGGAACAACTGACGAAGCTGCGTCAACGACCGAAGCTGGAACGAGTGACGAAGCTGCTTCAACGACCGAAGCTGGAACGAGTGACGAAGCTGCGTCAACGACCGAAGCTGGAACAACTGACGAAGCTGGAACAACGACCGAAGCTGGAACGGGTGACGAAGCTGCGTCAACGACCGAAGCTGGAACAACTGACGAAGCTGCTTTAACGACCGAAGCTGGAACGAGTGACGAAGCTGCGTCAACGACCGAAGCTGGAACGAGTGACGAAGCTGCTTCAACGACCGAAGCTGGAACGAGTGACGAAGCTGCGTCAACGACCGAAGCTGGAACGAGTGACGAAGCTGCGTCAACGACCGAAGCTGAAACAAGTGACGAAGCTGGAACAACTGACGAAGCTGCTTCAACGACCGGAGCTGGAACAACTGATGTAGCTGCGTCAACAACCGAAGATCAGACAACGACCGAAGCTCAGACAACCACCGAAGCTGCAACAACCACAGCACAGACAACGACTGAAGTTCAAACAACAACCGAAGCTCAGACAACTACTTCTGCTC CTACCACAACGGAAACTCCTACCACAGTCGTCACTACTCTTTCTGATG AATCTTCCGACACGTCGTCCTCCTATGATTCCGGTTGGTCGCTATGGGATGCTGTTGTATCAAGTG TCAAGACCGCTGCATCGgcaactaaaaatacgttattCGGATGGTTATAA